One Nonomuraea angiospora DNA segment encodes these proteins:
- a CDS encoding FadR/GntR family transcriptional regulator: MTVLRPVRAGNAFEETVERLLQAIKLGVVPPGDKLPPERELAVRLGISRVTLREAIRALSDAGYLDVRRGRYGGAFVTYVPPQPDAGDLRQVVAEMGGDDLSDALTFRLAVECGAAQVLATSGLAADRRELLLRRLSELNEAPIEDYRRLDTAFHLSIAELTGSTLLATACADARSRVSDLLNAIPMLQVNLDHAAIQHQAIVDAILAGDPDGARRAVTEHLEGTAALLRAFLA, from the coding sequence ATGACGGTGTTGCGCCCGGTGCGGGCCGGCAACGCCTTCGAGGAGACGGTGGAACGGCTGCTCCAGGCCATCAAGCTCGGTGTGGTCCCGCCCGGCGACAAGCTCCCTCCCGAGCGCGAGCTGGCCGTACGGCTCGGCATCAGCCGGGTCACCCTGCGCGAGGCGATCCGCGCGCTGTCCGACGCGGGCTACCTCGACGTGCGGAGGGGCCGCTACGGGGGAGCCTTCGTCACGTACGTTCCCCCTCAACCCGACGCGGGCGACCTGCGGCAGGTCGTGGCGGAGATGGGCGGCGACGACCTGTCGGACGCGCTCACGTTCCGCCTGGCGGTGGAGTGCGGGGCGGCCCAGGTGCTGGCCACGTCCGGCCTCGCGGCCGACAGGCGCGAGCTGCTCCTGCGCCGGCTGTCGGAGCTGAACGAGGCCCCCATCGAGGACTACCGCCGCCTCGACACGGCCTTCCACCTGTCCATCGCCGAGCTGACCGGCTCGACCCTGCTCGCCACGGCGTGCGCCGACGCCCGCTCGCGGGTGAGCGACCTGCTGAACGCGATCCCCATGCTCCAGGTCAACCTGGACCACGCCGCCATCCAGCACCAGGCCATCGTGGACGCCATCCTGGCCGGCGACCCGGACGGGGCCCGCCGGGCGGTCACCGAACACCTGGAGGGCACAGCAGCCCTTTTGCGGGCCTTTCTCGCTTGA
- a CDS encoding SGNH/GDSL hydrolase family protein, producing the protein MTYLRYVALGDSQTEGLGDGDDVTGHRGWADRLAEHLAAADPGLLYANLAVRGRQAAEIRAEQLPAALALRPDLVTVMAGMNDIIRPGFDAARVAGIVADMIDQLTASGAHVVTMTFPDIARIAPMARPLRPRLLDFNARIREAAARPGVTLLDTFPLDFTDARMWSADRLHASPAGHTRFAAAVAHALDLPGSDDTWMAPLTPLPAPGAWRAASAEVRWLAAFAGPWIGRRLRGRSSGDGRTAKRPLLTPVISGDQSMSGRSGSS; encoded by the coding sequence TGCGTTACGTCGCCCTCGGCGACAGCCAGACCGAGGGCCTCGGCGACGGCGACGACGTCACCGGCCACCGCGGCTGGGCCGACCGCCTCGCCGAGCACCTGGCCGCCGCCGACCCCGGCCTGCTCTACGCCAACCTCGCGGTCCGCGGCCGCCAGGCGGCCGAGATCCGGGCCGAGCAGCTGCCCGCCGCCCTGGCGTTACGGCCCGACCTGGTCACGGTCATGGCGGGCATGAACGACATCATCCGCCCCGGCTTCGACGCCGCCAGGGTGGCGGGCATCGTGGCGGACATGATCGACCAGCTGACCGCCTCGGGCGCGCACGTGGTCACCATGACCTTCCCCGACATCGCCAGGATCGCGCCGATGGCCCGCCCGCTGCGGCCCAGGCTGCTCGACTTCAACGCCCGCATCCGCGAGGCCGCCGCCCGCCCGGGGGTCACGCTGCTGGACACGTTCCCGCTCGACTTCACGGACGCCCGGATGTGGAGCGCCGACCGGCTGCACGCGAGCCCGGCCGGGCACACCCGCTTCGCCGCCGCCGTCGCACACGCCCTGGACCTGCCCGGCAGCGACGACACGTGGATGGCGCCCCTGACGCCGCTGCCCGCCCCGGGCGCCTGGCGGGCGGCGTCGGCGGAGGTGCGCTGGCTGGCCGCCTTCGCCGGCCCGTGGATCGGCCGCCGCCTCCGCGGCCGCTCCTCCGGCGACGGCCGCACCGCCAAACGCCCGCTGCTCACCCCGGTGATCAGCGGGGATCAGTCGATGTCCGGCAGATCCGGGTCGTCGTAA
- a CDS encoding nucleotidyl transferase AbiEii/AbiGii toxin family protein: MRFPPFQERLLQGVLPVCDRYGLVLAGGYAIKAHGFTDRPSKDLDFATAQETPLPEVADGVVGAFRSAGLSARIIEVTPRMGRLMIEDAATGETCEFDLLREALQERPTTHGLLKVLGLEDAVGLKMRALHERSYARDVIDIAAVSHLYAFRALESLARVHHDEFSLYELASRLEAVDFMDDEEFERYGVGEARIKEIRCFALDWLEDIKLRRADDGDIDYDDPDLPDID, from the coding sequence ATGCGCTTTCCCCCCTTCCAGGAGCGGCTGCTCCAGGGGGTCCTGCCTGTCTGCGATCGCTACGGCCTGGTGCTCGCAGGCGGATATGCGATCAAGGCGCACGGCTTCACCGACCGGCCCAGCAAGGACCTCGACTTCGCCACGGCGCAGGAGACGCCGCTGCCCGAAGTGGCCGACGGCGTCGTTGGAGCGTTCCGGAGCGCCGGGCTCAGCGCGCGGATCATCGAGGTGACGCCTCGGATGGGACGCCTGATGATCGAGGACGCGGCGACCGGTGAGACCTGCGAATTCGACCTCTTACGCGAGGCGTTGCAGGAGCGGCCGACCACCCACGGCCTGCTGAAGGTGCTCGGCCTGGAAGACGCGGTCGGGCTCAAGATGCGAGCGCTGCACGAGCGCAGCTACGCGCGCGACGTCATCGACATCGCCGCCGTGAGCCATCTCTACGCCTTCCGCGCGCTCGAAAGCCTCGCCAGGGTGCACCACGACGAGTTCTCGCTCTATGAGCTGGCCTCGCGGCTGGAGGCCGTCGACTTCATGGACGACGAGGAGTTCGAGCGCTACGGCGTCGGCGAGGCGCGGATCAAGGAGATCCGATGCTTCGCGCTGGACTGGCTGGAGGACATCAAGCTGCGGCGGGCGGATGACGGGGACATCGATTACGACGACCCGGATCTGCCGGACATCGACTGA
- a CDS encoding glutamine synthetase family protein, protein MSERSGTGFLSVSELRDEVALGRIDTVLLAIADMQGRLQGKRLSARYFLEEVLHHGSEGCNYLLAVDVDMNTVGGYAMSSWERGYGDFVMKPDLATLRRVPWHEGTAMLMADLAWEGGGDVTASPRQILRRQLTRLAERGLAAYVGTELEFIVYDDSYEDAWKRGYRDMSPSNLYNVDYSLLGTARIEPLLRRIRRNMEGAGLYVESAKGECNLGQHEITFRYDEALRTCDHHVIYKNGAKEIAAQEGKSITFMAKPNQREGNSCHIHISLRGGDGDPVMAGDGPHGLSPLGAHFIAGQLACLRELTLLYAPNINSYKRYVPGSFAPTAVKWGVDNRTCSLRLVGHGPSLRVENRVPGGDVNPYLAVSALIAAGLHGIDNELPLEGAFEGNAYDSGAESVPHTLRDALALFEGSKLARETFGEDVVEHYANNARVELAAFDAAVTDWELFRGFERM, encoded by the coding sequence GTGAGCGAGAGATCGGGCACCGGATTCCTTTCCGTCAGCGAGCTGCGCGACGAGGTCGCGCTCGGGCGCATCGACACCGTGCTCCTCGCCATCGCCGACATGCAGGGCAGGCTGCAGGGCAAGAGGCTGTCCGCCCGCTATTTCCTCGAAGAGGTGCTGCACCACGGCTCCGAGGGGTGCAACTACCTGCTCGCCGTAGACGTGGACATGAACACCGTCGGCGGCTACGCGATGTCGTCCTGGGAGCGCGGCTACGGCGACTTCGTGATGAAGCCGGACCTCGCGACGCTGCGCAGGGTGCCCTGGCACGAGGGGACCGCCATGCTGATGGCCGACCTCGCCTGGGAGGGCGGCGGCGACGTGACCGCCTCGCCCCGGCAGATCCTGCGCAGGCAGCTCACTCGCCTCGCCGAGCGGGGGCTGGCCGCGTACGTGGGCACCGAGCTGGAGTTCATCGTCTACGACGACAGCTACGAGGACGCCTGGAAGCGCGGCTACCGGGACATGTCACCGTCCAACCTCTACAACGTGGACTATTCGCTGCTCGGCACCGCCCGCATCGAGCCGCTGCTGCGGCGGATCCGCCGGAACATGGAGGGCGCCGGCCTCTACGTCGAGTCCGCCAAGGGCGAGTGCAACCTGGGCCAGCACGAGATCACCTTCCGCTACGACGAGGCGCTCAGGACCTGCGACCACCACGTCATCTACAAGAACGGCGCGAAGGAGATCGCCGCCCAGGAGGGCAAGTCGATCACCTTCATGGCCAAGCCCAACCAGCGCGAGGGCAACTCCTGCCACATCCACATCTCGCTGCGCGGCGGCGACGGGGATCCGGTGATGGCGGGCGACGGGCCGCACGGGCTCTCCCCGCTCGGCGCCCACTTCATCGCCGGGCAGCTCGCCTGCCTGCGCGAGCTCACCCTCCTGTACGCCCCCAACATCAACTCCTACAAGCGCTACGTCCCCGGCAGCTTCGCGCCCACGGCCGTCAAGTGGGGCGTGGACAACCGCACCTGCTCGCTCCGGCTCGTCGGCCACGGCCCGTCGCTGCGCGTGGAGAACCGGGTGCCGGGCGGCGACGTCAACCCCTACCTCGCGGTCTCCGCGCTGATCGCGGCCGGGCTGCACGGCATCGACAACGAGCTGCCGCTGGAGGGCGCGTTCGAGGGCAACGCCTACGACTCCGGCGCCGAGAGCGTGCCCCACACGCTGCGGGACGCGCTGGCGCTGTTCGAGGGGTCGAAGCTGGCCCGCGAGACGTTCGGCGAGGACGTGGTCGAGCACTATGCCAACAACGCGCGCGTGGAGCTGGCCGCGTTCGACGCGGCGGTGACGGATTGGGAGCTGTTCCGTGGTTTCGAGCGGATGTGA